The Penaeus monodon isolate SGIC_2016 chromosome 13, NSTDA_Pmon_1, whole genome shotgun sequence genome contains a region encoding:
- the LOC119580098 gene encoding gibberellin-regulated protein 14-like isoform X2, with the protein MKSILLLCSLLGLMAAAHAGANGTITTTEVPTTTEIPTTEPPTEPPTTEPPPETTTTTTPAPTEPPTTAPPTEPPTTEPPTEPPTEAPTTLPPATTTAKPCPTPDGRHFDAPSFFGGMVLAVGILAVAYAAWRFYKSRNERNYHTLQTVY; encoded by the exons ATGAAGTCTATTCTCTTGCTTTGTTCCCTCTTGGGCCTTATGGCAGCGGCCCATGCAGGTGCAAATG GTACCATTACCACAACTGAAGTCCCAACAACTACTGAGATCCCGACGACTGAACCTCCAACAGAACCACCAACAACCGAACCCCCTCCAGagaccaccactactaccacccCTGCCCCAACAGAACCTCCGACGACGGCACCCCCCACAGAGCCTCCAACAACAGAACCCCCCACTGAACCTCCTACTGAAGCACCCACTACAC TGCCACCAGCCACAACCACAGCAAAGCCCTGCCCGACACCCGATGGAAGGCACTTCGATGCTCCGAGCTTCTTTG GTGGCATGGTTCTCGCTGTGGGTATCCTGGCAGTAGCCTACGCTGCTTGGCGTTTCTACAAGTCTAGGAATGAGCGTAACTACCATACCTT GCAAACTGTGTACTGA
- the LOC119580098 gene encoding salivary glue protein Sgs-4-like isoform X1 yields MKSILLLCSLLGLMAAAHAGANDPVISDNCTLIDSCELCQNSSCHWVQCLSDDPSCQDNPGAEMCHEVPCTITTTEVPTTTEIPTTEPPTEPPTTEPPPETTTTTTPAPTEPPTTAPPTEPPTTEPPTEPPTEAPTTLPPATTTAKPCPTPDGRHFDAPSFFGGMVLAVGILAVAYAAWRFYKSRNERNYHTLQTVY; encoded by the exons ATGAAGTCTATTCTCTTGCTTTGTTCCCTCTTGGGCCTTATGGCAGCGGCCCATGCAGGTGCAAATG ATCCAGTTATATCAGACAACTGCACTCTAATAGACAGCTGTGAGTTATGCCAGAACAGCTCCTGTCATTGGGTTCAATGCCTCAGTGATGATCCGAGTTGCCAGGATAATCCTGGGGCTGAAATGTGTCATGAAGTCCCTT GTACCATTACCACAACTGAAGTCCCAACAACTACTGAGATCCCGACGACTGAACCTCCAACAGAACCACCAACAACCGAACCCCCTCCAGagaccaccactactaccacccCTGCCCCAACAGAACCTCCGACGACGGCACCCCCCACAGAGCCTCCAACAACAGAACCCCCCACTGAACCTCCTACTGAAGCACCCACTACAC TGCCACCAGCCACAACCACAGCAAAGCCCTGCCCGACACCCGATGGAAGGCACTTCGATGCTCCGAGCTTCTTTG GTGGCATGGTTCTCGCTGTGGGTATCCTGGCAGTAGCCTACGCTGCTTGGCGTTTCTACAAGTCTAGGAATGAGCGTAACTACCATACCTT GCAAACTGTGTACTGA